In Fusarium oxysporum f. sp. lycopersici 4287 chromosome 2, whole genome shotgun sequence, a genomic segment contains:
- a CDS encoding NADH-ubiquinone oxidoreductase 30.4 kDa subunit, mitochondrial, protein MATSISRSRALASALRLARPSVQLRNDQAIRCLSSTARQYVAMPKESPNLRKAPRDHPSVLKAPIVNPADKYQSKSDNMHRYGAWLMGTLPKYIQQFSVWKDELTIYISPSGVYPVFSFLKYNTAAEFTQVSTITAADYPTRENRFEIVYNLLSVRHNSRIRVKTYADEASPVPSVTGLFDGANWYEREVYDLFGVFFAGHPDLRRIMTDYGFEGHPLRKDFPLTGYTEIRYDEEKKRIVTEPLELTQAFRNFEGGSSAWEPVGAGQDRTPESFKLPTPKPEEKKEEPKK, encoded by the exons ATGGCGACAAGCATTTCTCGAAGCAGGGCGTTGGCCTCAGCTCTGCGACTCGCGAGGCCCTCCGTCCAGCTCCGTAACGACCAGGCAATCCGTTGCTTGTCCAGCACTGCCCGTCAATATGTCGCAATGCCGAAGGAGTCTCCCAACCTGCGAAAGGCCCCTCGAGATCACCCCAGCGTCCTGAAGGCCCCGATCGTCAACCCTGCCGACAAATACCAGAGCAAGTCCGACAACATGCACCGTTATGGTGCCTGGTTGATGGGTACTCTGCCCAAGTACATCCAGCAGTTCTCCGTCTGGAAGGACGAACTCACCATCTATATCTCCCCCTCGGGTGTCTACCCtgtcttcagcttcttgaaat ACAACACTGCCGCTGAGTTCACCCAGGTTAGCACTATCACTGCTGCGGATTACCCCACGCGCGAGAACCGTTTCGAAATCGTCTACAACCTTCTTTCGGTCCGTCACAACTCTCGAATTCGTGTCAAGACCTACGCCGATGAGGCTTCTCCTGTCCCCAGTGTTACCGGACTTTTTGATGGTGCCAACTGGTACGAACGAGAGGTGTACGACCTTTTCGGtgtcttctttgctggtCACCCCGATCTCCGACGAATCATGACCGATTATGGTTTCGAGGGTCACCCTCTGCGAAAGGACTTCCCCTTGACTGGTTACACTGAGATCCGATacgatgaggagaagaagcgtATCGTCACCGAGCCTCTGGAGCTCACTCAGGCCTTCCGTAACTTTGAGGGTGGTTCCAGTGCGTGGGAGCCCGTTGGAGCCGGACAGGACCGCACACCCGAGTCTTTCAAGCTGCCAACGCCTAAGcctgaggagaagaaggaggagccGAAGAAATAA
- a CDS encoding CCR4-NOT transcription complex subunit 4 yields the protein MAPQDSFIEDEEDTCPLCIEEFDLSDRNFRPCPCGYQVCQFCFNNIKNNMNGLCPACRRPYDEKTIQWKVVTQEEVAEFRANIQKNQKKRALDQRQKELQKREAEKENRKNLIGVRVVQKNLVYITGLAPTVREDELLKTLRKPEFFGQYGNIQKISISNRKSSDGQHQSLGIYVTFERPEEATRCIQAVHGSHNGDRVLKAQHGTTKYCSAWLKNEKCGNPGCMFLHEQGDEEDSYSRQDLSSMNSIGSQRPLPGGSSRSASRQQISHPTPPPVVSHPMTRSISKEGSENGADGSALPSSANWARNPQRSRRGSLATSGAASSPAISTAQPVTAEPVPEEAVEEEDEDELEEEEPQQEEPVAGPSSSRTRESESPAPTQESPDSWLKEIYKTLQSCPMPIFPDVDEDQYPPMFDPRGGEKRRAMREEEDSRLSGEQEERPEVREPSEGEPETGGSLALGGEPEDRDSSSDNRGFDRRPSAQPPIQRLSTDGLFGPSLTGASPFGQSSGNPGSRSMTPQQLYLRSQGGFGDAPPGITSQSNAFQNQGQSQGQGHSRQSSRFSFANDNAGSSTNVKVAANPRIMAQQSSMMPNTFQSQSSNQFYGASMPGPPPGLKSTGTPPSMFGQFGGQGFGAPKDNSSELLQSLIGRGRAGNNQSHDAGKLDLADPSILQARMQHQSQGSAGVGQGLFGGQSQDDELPSLDEATNSVDALVSDDPILPPIGLEGRTSVPPGLSLPPGLPANISRPPSTQGHTKLTNIVPALPRMPPPGLSQGSLTPDQSPAKLKPAIPVSEAKKNIKSLAAESGLSREITTQSQPNLTKASFLQDEDFPALDASKNKSRPATPTPKATPKAKRHAERIVDRMMAKAGASLESMAQETKAEEAKVQETKAHEVEAQETKAQEVKPASSSQAADKKPITVNTQVGKNVAVKTSELSATTEKSTTETSAAFPPLPTPSSTAIASPVTRTAPKTLRVIAAPKAEAPPPASPALTMASVALSGTSRAVSGSYRPDTPVSEMISDNASVVSASVTHSRASSPPPSRIGSAAVRTTTKSQQRKQRKDVLKQETKLIAEAPIAEAEVHAPIMGRKKKQKKEKPIKTAQPDASTIPEAPADEPSQPPSQQEPVKEPEREPEEKPVKSKNSQKKSIKSKGKTKEVETQPTPPPPASPKESIPDAQEPPARPQPDPASVFSEIKNTLWASSVDKLQLFKPIANGSSRTDYSAAKNNANKAEHCKDCSCKCGEIQDEDLAALRAGKPVRKQFHVDGSRMLITPNGDCIRGLTPEEEDAFLELQAAIANTAENPGSFIAPRHQPGSGAFSLIKGRAVPNGRPNIFPATAQLQSQDPIGKLQREDALSYINQYVLPRLNLGATNMGFPKGASPTKDAAAASLNSLAPYFYGPDAAAGVGIYSPPDGARAMQDFSSAGMSSEERGKNFGMGVGGMPLMSVEDAEGALAAARRETEKLEKGLNQVIKRNRRLILGGNN from the exons ATGGCGCCACAAGATTCATTCAtagaagatgaggaggatacCTG CCCCCTCTGCATCGAAGAGTTTGATCTCTCAGATAGGAACTTCAGACCTTGTCCTTGTGGATACCAG GTGTGCCAGTTTTGTTttaacaacatcaagaatAATATGAACGGCCTTTGCCCTGCTTGCCGACGACCTTACGACGAAAAAACTATACAGTGGAAAGTTGTTACGCAAGAAGA AGTCGCCGAGTTTCGGGCCAATATTCAAAAGAACCAAAAGAAACGAGCTCTGGATCAACGACAAAAAGAACTACAGAAACGCGAAGCCGAAAAGGAGAACCGTAAGAATCTGATCGGTGTCCGTGTTGTCCAAAAGAACTTGGTCTACATCACGGGTCTTGCACCGACAGTTCGAGAGGACGAACTTCTCAAGACGCTACGAAAGCCCGAGTTCTTCGGCCAGTACGGCAACATCCAAAAGATATCCATTAGTAACCGAAAGAGCTCTGATGGCCAACATCAGTCGCTTGGCATTTACGTGACCTTCGAACGTCCGGAAGAAGCGACGCGGTGCATCCAAGCTGTGCACGGATCCCACAACGGTGATCGAGTCCTAAAGGCGCAGCACGGCACGACGAAATACTGTTCAGCTTGGTTAAAGAATGAAAAATGCGGCAATCCTGGTTGCATGTTCTTGCATGAACAAGGCGATGAGGAGGACAGTTACTCACGACAGGACTTGTCCTCTATGAACAGTATAGGGTCTCAACGGCCTCTCCCCGGAGGCAGTTCGCGGTCGGCTTCCCGACAACAGATTTCCCATCCTACGCCGCCTCCCGTCGTATCTCATCCGATGACGCGCTCCATTAGTAAAGAGGGTTCTGAGAATGGTGCCGATGGATCAGCTCTACCTTCCTCAGCCAACTGGGCACGCAATCCACAGCGAAGTCGCAGAGGCAGTCTTGCTACTAGTGGTGCTGCATCCAGCCCTGCTATTTCAACAGCTCAGCCTGTCACCGCAGAGCCTgtaccagaagaagcagtcgaagaggaagatgaggatgagttggaggaagaggaacCTCAGCAAGAGGAGCCAGTTGCTGGGCCGTCATCATCTAGGACCCGGGAGTCTGAATCACCTGCACCAACTCAAGAGTCGCCTGATTCATGGCTTAAGGAGATCTACAAGACATTGCAAAGTTGCCCCATGCCTATCTTTCCAGACGTTGACGAAGACCAATACCCCCCTATGTTCGATCCTCGTGGTGGCGAGAAGCGCCGGGCTATGCGAGAGGAGGAGGATTCACGTTTGAGTGGAGAACAGGAAGAGCGACCCGAGGTTCGTGAGCCATCGGAAGGAGAACCTGAGACCGGTGGCAGCCTTGCTCTCGGAGGAGAGCCTGAGGACCGTGACAGTTCTAGCGACAACCGAGGCTTCGATCGCCGACCTAGTGCTCAGCCTCCTATTCAGCGACTTTCTACTGACGGGCTCTTTGGACCTTCCCTCACTGGAGCCTCACCTTTTGGCCAGAGCTCGGGGAACCCTGGTTCGCGGTCTATGACGCCGCAGCAGCTGTATCTTCGATCTCAGGGCGGATTTGGCGATGCCCCTCCTGGCATAACCAGCCAAAGCAATGCTTTCCAGAATCAGGGTcaaagccaaggccaaggccacAGCCGTCAATCCTCTCGATTCAGCTTTGCCAACGACAACGCTGGCTCTTCTACCAACGTCAAGGTCGCAGCCAACCCGCGTATCATGGCCCAGCAATCCTCTATGATGCCCAACACGTTTCAATCGCAGAGCAGCAATCAGTTTTACGGTGCCTCCATGCCTGGACCTCCTCCTGGTCTTAAGTCAACCGGCACTCCCCCTAGCATGTTCGGTCAGTTTGGTGGACAGGGCTTTGGCGCCCCCAAAGACAATTCGAGTGAGCTTCTTCAGAGTTTAATCGGCCGCGGTCGGGCTGGTAACAACCAGTCCCACGATGCGGGAAAGC TAGATCTTGCAGACCCGAGTATCTTGCAGGCGCGAATGCAGCACCAGTCTCAAGGCAGCGCCGGAGTCGGACAGGGCTTGTTTGGCGGTCAGAGTCAAG ATGATGAGCTCCCATCCCTGGACGAGGCTACGAATTCTGTCGACGCGTTAGTTTCTGACGATCCCATACTGCCGCCAATTGGTTTGGAAGGTCGCACATCTGTGCCCCCGGGCTTGTCGTTACCCCCAGGACTGCCAGCCAACATATCGAGACCTCCATCTACTCAAGGTCATACAAAACTCACCAACATTGTGCCAGCGTTGCCTAGAATGCCACCCCCTGGACTCTCACAAGGTTCTTTAACTCCTGACCAGTCGCCTGCAAAGCTAAAGCCAGCGATACCTGTCTCggaagcaaagaagaacatcaagtCTCTGGCGGCCGAAAGCGGACTCTCACGGGAGATTACGACACAATCGCAACCGAACCTTACAAAGGCAAGTTTCTTACAGGATGAGGACTTTCCAGCTTTGGATGCATCGAAGAACAAGAGTCGACCCGCAACGCCTACACCCAAGGCTACGCCAAAGGCCAAACGTCATGCTGAGAGGATTGTGGACAGAATGATGGCCAAGGCCGGAGCCAGCCTAGAGAGCATGGCCCAGGAAACCAAAGCGGAGGAGGCCAAGGTTCAAGAGACCAAAGCTCACGAAGTCGAGGCTCAGGAGACCAAGGCCCAGGAAGTGAAACCTGCATCATCGTCCCAGGCAGCAGACAAGAAGCCCATTACTGTCAACACTCAGGTTGGAAAGAATGTGGCTGTGAAGACCAGTGAACTATCTGCAACAACTGAGAAGTCAACAACAGAGACCTCGGCGGCCTTTCCTCCCTTGCCTACACCCTCGTCTACCGCAATTGCATCCCCTGTCACACGCACAGCACCAAAGACACTGCGTGTCATTGCAGCTCCCAAGGCCGAGGCAcctcctcctgcttctcctgCCTTGACCATGGCATCGGTTGCGTTGTCAGGCACTTCCAGGGCTGTCTCTGGTAGTTACAGGCCAGATACACCTGTCAGCGAGATGATTAGTGACAACGCCTCGGTAGTGTCTGCCTCTGTGACCCATTCTCGGGCAAGCTCGCCACCCCCCAGCAGGATTGGGTCTGCTGCGGTAAGAACCACAACCAAGAGTCAACAGCGAAAGCAACGAAAAGATGTTTTGAAGCAAGAAACAAAGTTGATCGCTGAGGCTCCCATAGCAGAGGCAGAGGTGCATGCTCCTATCATGGGacggaagaagaaacagaagaaggaaaagccTATTAAGACGGCCCAGCCTGATGCTTCTACTATCCCAGAGGCTCCCGCAGACGAGCCATCCCAGCCaccatctcaacaagagccCGTCAAGGAGCCCGAAAGAGAGCCAGAAGAGAAGCCtgtcaagagcaagaattCTCAAAAGAAGTCAATCAAATCCAAGGGCAAAACAAAGGAGGTCGAGACTCAACCgactcctcctcctccagcttcCCCTAAGGAATCTATCCCTGATGCTCAAGAGCCACCTGCAAGACCACAGCCTGACCCGGCGTCGGTTTTTTCTGAGATTAAGAACACTCTCTGGGCTTCGAGTGTCGATAAACTCCAACTGTTTAAGCCCATCGCCAATGGCTCATCTCGCACCGACTACAGTGCTGCCAAGAACAACGCCAATAAGGCTGAGCATTGTAAGGACTGCTCTTGCAAATGTGGAGAAATTcaagatgaggatcttgCAGCGCTGCGCGCAGGAAAGCCTGTCCGAAAGCAATTCCACGTTGATGGCAGCCGCATGCTCATTACCCCCAATGGTGACTGCATACGTGGTCTGACacctgaggaagaggacgcTTTCCTGGAACTTCAAGCTGCCATTGCCAATACGGCAGAGAACCCCGGATCGTTCATTGCCCCTAGACATCAGCCTGGTAGTGGAGCATTCTCTCTTATTAAGGGCCGAGCTGTTCCCAATGGACGTCCCAACATCTTCCCCGCCACTGCCCAGCTCCAGTCTCAAGACCCTATCGGAAAGCTTCAGCGAGAGGACGCGCTTAGCTACATCAACCAGTACGTTCTCCCTCGCCTCAACCTAGGTGCTACGAACATGGGATTTCCTAAGGGAGCATCACCTACTAAGGatgcggctgctgcgagtCTCAACTCTCTCGCACCCTACTTCTATGGCCCCGATGCTGCCGCCGGTGTGGGTATTTACAGCCCTCCTGATGGAGCACGGGCGATGCAGGACTTCAGCTCGGCTGGAATGTCGAGTGAAGAGCGTGGAAAGAACTTCGGCATGGGTGTCGGTGGTATGCCCCTGATGAGCGTCGAAGATGCAGAGGGTGCCCTTGCGGCTGCTCGACGAGAGACcgagaagttggagaagggATTGAACCAGGTAATCAAGCGCAACAGACGACTTATTCTTGGAGGAAACAACTAA
- a CDS encoding CCR4-NOT transcription complex subunit 4 — MAPQDSFIEDEEDTCPLCIEEFDLSDRNFRPCPCGYQVCQFCFNNIKNNMNGLCPACRRPYDEKTIQWKVVTQEEVAEFRANIQKNQKKRALDQRQKELQKREAEKENRKNLIGVRVVQKNLVYITGLAPTVREDELLKTLRKPEFFGQYGNIQKISISNRKSSDGQHQSLGIYVTFERPEEATRCIQAVHGSHNGDRVLKAQHGTTKYCSAWLKNEKCGNPGCMFLHEQGDEEDSYSRQDLSSMNSIGSQRPLPGGSSRSASRQQISHPTPPPVVSHPMTRSISKEGSENGADGSALPSSANWARNPQRSRRGSLATSGAASSPAISTAQPVTAEPVPEEAVEEEDEDELEEEEPQQEEPVAGPSSSRTRESESPAPTQESPDSWLKEIYKTLQSCPMPIFPDVDEDQYPPMFDPRGGEKRRAMREEEDSRLSGEQEERPEVREPSEGEPETGGSLALGGEPEDRDSSSDNRGFDRRPSAQPPIQRLSTDGLFGPSLTGASPFGQSSGNPGSRSMTPQQLYLRSQGGFGDAPPGITSQSNAFQNQGQSQGQGHSRQSSRFSFANDNAGSSTNVKVAANPRIMAQQSSMMPNTFQSQSSNQFYGASMPGPPPGLKSTGTPPSMFGQFGGQGFGAPKDNSSELLQSLIGRGRAGNNQSHDAGKREFMIPSYSNQYPPSSTSTPAPSSGLLPPLYGNTPGGYQDMGSKQKKKGKKHRHANTSSSGGSGLVDLADPSILQARMQHQSQGSAGVGQGLFGGQSQDDELPSLDEATNSVDALVSDDPILPPIGLEGRTSVPPGLSLPPGLPANISRPPSTQGHTKLTNIVPALPRMPPPGLSQGSLTPDQSPAKLKPAIPVSEAKKNIKSLAAESGLSREITTQSQPNLTKASFLQDEDFPALDASKNKSRPATPTPKATPKAKRHAERIVDRMMAKAGASLESMAQETKAEEAKVQETKAHEVEAQETKAQEVKPASSSQAADKKPITVNTQVGKNVAVKTSELSATTEKSTTETSAAFPPLPTPSSTAIASPVTRTAPKTLRVIAAPKAEAPPPASPALTMASVALSGTSRAVSGSYRPDTPVSEMISDNASVVSASVTHSRASSPPPSRIGSAAVRTTTKSQQRKQRKDVLKQETKLIAEAPIAEAEVHAPIMGRKKKQKKEKPIKTAQPDASTIPEAPADEPSQPPSQQEPVKEPEREPEEKPVKSKNSQKKSIKSKGKTKEVETQPTPPPPASPKESIPDAQEPPARPQPDPASVFSEIKNTLWASSVDKLQLFKPIANGSSRTDYSAAKNNANKAEHCKDCSCKCGEIQDEDLAALRAGKPVRKQFHVDGSRMLITPNGDCIRGLTPEEEDAFLELQAAIANTAENPGSFIAPRHQPGSGAFSLIKGRAVPNGRPNIFPATAQLQSQDPIGKLQREDALSYINQYVLPRLNLGATNMGFPKGASPTKDAAAASLNSLAPYFYGPDAAAGVGIYSPPDGARAMQDFSSAGMSSEERGKNFGMGVGGMPLMSVEDAEGALAAARRETEKLEKGLNQVIKRNRRLILGGNN, encoded by the exons ATGGCGCCACAAGATTCATTCAtagaagatgaggaggatacCTG CCCCCTCTGCATCGAAGAGTTTGATCTCTCAGATAGGAACTTCAGACCTTGTCCTTGTGGATACCAG GTGTGCCAGTTTTGTTttaacaacatcaagaatAATATGAACGGCCTTTGCCCTGCTTGCCGACGACCTTACGACGAAAAAACTATACAGTGGAAAGTTGTTACGCAAGAAGA AGTCGCCGAGTTTCGGGCCAATATTCAAAAGAACCAAAAGAAACGAGCTCTGGATCAACGACAAAAAGAACTACAGAAACGCGAAGCCGAAAAGGAGAACCGTAAGAATCTGATCGGTGTCCGTGTTGTCCAAAAGAACTTGGTCTACATCACGGGTCTTGCACCGACAGTTCGAGAGGACGAACTTCTCAAGACGCTACGAAAGCCCGAGTTCTTCGGCCAGTACGGCAACATCCAAAAGATATCCATTAGTAACCGAAAGAGCTCTGATGGCCAACATCAGTCGCTTGGCATTTACGTGACCTTCGAACGTCCGGAAGAAGCGACGCGGTGCATCCAAGCTGTGCACGGATCCCACAACGGTGATCGAGTCCTAAAGGCGCAGCACGGCACGACGAAATACTGTTCAGCTTGGTTAAAGAATGAAAAATGCGGCAATCCTGGTTGCATGTTCTTGCATGAACAAGGCGATGAGGAGGACAGTTACTCACGACAGGACTTGTCCTCTATGAACAGTATAGGGTCTCAACGGCCTCTCCCCGGAGGCAGTTCGCGGTCGGCTTCCCGACAACAGATTTCCCATCCTACGCCGCCTCCCGTCGTATCTCATCCGATGACGCGCTCCATTAGTAAAGAGGGTTCTGAGAATGGTGCCGATGGATCAGCTCTACCTTCCTCAGCCAACTGGGCACGCAATCCACAGCGAAGTCGCAGAGGCAGTCTTGCTACTAGTGGTGCTGCATCCAGCCCTGCTATTTCAACAGCTCAGCCTGTCACCGCAGAGCCTgtaccagaagaagcagtcgaagaggaagatgaggatgagttggaggaagaggaacCTCAGCAAGAGGAGCCAGTTGCTGGGCCGTCATCATCTAGGACCCGGGAGTCTGAATCACCTGCACCAACTCAAGAGTCGCCTGATTCATGGCTTAAGGAGATCTACAAGACATTGCAAAGTTGCCCCATGCCTATCTTTCCAGACGTTGACGAAGACCAATACCCCCCTATGTTCGATCCTCGTGGTGGCGAGAAGCGCCGGGCTATGCGAGAGGAGGAGGATTCACGTTTGAGTGGAGAACAGGAAGAGCGACCCGAGGTTCGTGAGCCATCGGAAGGAGAACCTGAGACCGGTGGCAGCCTTGCTCTCGGAGGAGAGCCTGAGGACCGTGACAGTTCTAGCGACAACCGAGGCTTCGATCGCCGACCTAGTGCTCAGCCTCCTATTCAGCGACTTTCTACTGACGGGCTCTTTGGACCTTCCCTCACTGGAGCCTCACCTTTTGGCCAGAGCTCGGGGAACCCTGGTTCGCGGTCTATGACGCCGCAGCAGCTGTATCTTCGATCTCAGGGCGGATTTGGCGATGCCCCTCCTGGCATAACCAGCCAAAGCAATGCTTTCCAGAATCAGGGTcaaagccaaggccaaggccacAGCCGTCAATCCTCTCGATTCAGCTTTGCCAACGACAACGCTGGCTCTTCTACCAACGTCAAGGTCGCAGCCAACCCGCGTATCATGGCCCAGCAATCCTCTATGATGCCCAACACGTTTCAATCGCAGAGCAGCAATCAGTTTTACGGTGCCTCCATGCCTGGACCTCCTCCTGGTCTTAAGTCAACCGGCACTCCCCCTAGCATGTTCGGTCAGTTTGGTGGACAGGGCTTTGGCGCCCCCAAAGACAATTCGAGTGAGCTTCTTCAGAGTTTAATCGGCCGCGGTCGGGCTGGTAACAACCAGTCCCACGATGCGGGAAAGCGTGAGTTTATGATTCCTTCTTATTCAAACCAGTACCCACCATCCTCTACCTCCACCCCAGCTCCTTCTTCCGGGCTCCTGCCGCCTCTCTATGGTAATACACCTGGAGGGTACCAAGACATGGGCTCtaagcagaagaagaagggaaagaagcACAGACATGCTAACACTTCCTCCTCCGGGGGGAGTGGCTTAGTAGATCTTGCAGACCCGAGTATCTTGCAGGCGCGAATGCAGCACCAGTCTCAAGGCAGCGCCGGAGTCGGACAGGGCTTGTTTGGCGGTCAGAGTCAAG ATGATGAGCTCCCATCCCTGGACGAGGCTACGAATTCTGTCGACGCGTTAGTTTCTGACGATCCCATACTGCCGCCAATTGGTTTGGAAGGTCGCACATCTGTGCCCCCGGGCTTGTCGTTACCCCCAGGACTGCCAGCCAACATATCGAGACCTCCATCTACTCAAGGTCATACAAAACTCACCAACATTGTGCCAGCGTTGCCTAGAATGCCACCCCCTGGACTCTCACAAGGTTCTTTAACTCCTGACCAGTCGCCTGCAAAGCTAAAGCCAGCGATACCTGTCTCggaagcaaagaagaacatcaagtCTCTGGCGGCCGAAAGCGGACTCTCACGGGAGATTACGACACAATCGCAACCGAACCTTACAAAGGCAAGTTTCTTACAGGATGAGGACTTTCCAGCTTTGGATGCATCGAAGAACAAGAGTCGACCCGCAACGCCTACACCCAAGGCTACGCCAAAGGCCAAACGTCATGCTGAGAGGATTGTGGACAGAATGATGGCCAAGGCCGGAGCCAGCCTAGAGAGCATGGCCCAGGAAACCAAAGCGGAGGAGGCCAAGGTTCAAGAGACCAAAGCTCACGAAGTCGAGGCTCAGGAGACCAAGGCCCAGGAAGTGAAACCTGCATCATCGTCCCAGGCAGCAGACAAGAAGCCCATTACTGTCAACACTCAGGTTGGAAAGAATGTGGCTGTGAAGACCAGTGAACTATCTGCAACAACTGAGAAGTCAACAACAGAGACCTCGGCGGCCTTTCCTCCCTTGCCTACACCCTCGTCTACCGCAATTGCATCCCCTGTCACACGCACAGCACCAAAGACACTGCGTGTCATTGCAGCTCCCAAGGCCGAGGCAcctcctcctgcttctcctgCCTTGACCATGGCATCGGTTGCGTTGTCAGGCACTTCCAGGGCTGTCTCTGGTAGTTACAGGCCAGATACACCTGTCAGCGAGATGATTAGTGACAACGCCTCGGTAGTGTCTGCCTCTGTGACCCATTCTCGGGCAAGCTCGCCACCCCCCAGCAGGATTGGGTCTGCTGCGGTAAGAACCACAACCAAGAGTCAACAGCGAAAGCAACGAAAAGATGTTTTGAAGCAAGAAACAAAGTTGATCGCTGAGGCTCCCATAGCAGAGGCAGAGGTGCATGCTCCTATCATGGGacggaagaagaaacagaagaaggaaaagccTATTAAGACGGCCCAGCCTGATGCTTCTACTATCCCAGAGGCTCCCGCAGACGAGCCATCCCAGCCaccatctcaacaagagccCGTCAAGGAGCCCGAAAGAGAGCCAGAAGAGAAGCCtgtcaagagcaagaattCTCAAAAGAAGTCAATCAAATCCAAGGGCAAAACAAAGGAGGTCGAGACTCAACCgactcctcctcctccagcttcCCCTAAGGAATCTATCCCTGATGCTCAAGAGCCACCTGCAAGACCACAGCCTGACCCGGCGTCGGTTTTTTCTGAGATTAAGAACACTCTCTGGGCTTCGAGTGTCGATAAACTCCAACTGTTTAAGCCCATCGCCAATGGCTCATCTCGCACCGACTACAGTGCTGCCAAGAACAACGCCAATAAGGCTGAGCATTGTAAGGACTGCTCTTGCAAATGTGGAGAAATTcaagatgaggatcttgCAGCGCTGCGCGCAGGAAAGCCTGTCCGAAAGCAATTCCACGTTGATGGCAGCCGCATGCTCATTACCCCCAATGGTGACTGCATACGTGGTCTGACacctgaggaagaggacgcTTTCCTGGAACTTCAAGCTGCCATTGCCAATACGGCAGAGAACCCCGGATCGTTCATTGCCCCTAGACATCAGCCTGGTAGTGGAGCATTCTCTCTTATTAAGGGCCGAGCTGTTCCCAATGGACGTCCCAACATCTTCCCCGCCACTGCCCAGCTCCAGTCTCAAGACCCTATCGGAAAGCTTCAGCGAGAGGACGCGCTTAGCTACATCAACCAGTACGTTCTCCCTCGCCTCAACCTAGGTGCTACGAACATGGGATTTCCTAAGGGAGCATCACCTACTAAGGatgcggctgctgcgagtCTCAACTCTCTCGCACCCTACTTCTATGGCCCCGATGCTGCCGCCGGTGTGGGTATTTACAGCCCTCCTGATGGAGCACGGGCGATGCAGGACTTCAGCTCGGCTGGAATGTCGAGTGAAGAGCGTGGAAAGAACTTCGGCATGGGTGTCGGTGGTATGCCCCTGATGAGCGTCGAAGATGCAGAGGGTGCCCTTGCGGCTGCTCGACGAGAGACcgagaagttggagaagggATTGAACCAGGTAATCAAGCGCAACAGACGACTTATTCTTGGAGGAAACAACTAA